The region ACGCCATTTTTGGGAGCATCTTCAAACTCAGTGTTTACATTATCTTTTTTGATTATAAATTCGGAACCAAAGTACTTCTCAACACCAAAGATATCATTGCTAAGTAACTTATCTACCATAACCTCTATGAGGTGAATGTCTAAAAAAGAATATTTAGGAATGATATTCCATATATTTAGCTCTTTGGCATAATGAATATAGTCATTGATATTATATGCAGTCATCAAAGAGTAAATGGTATTTGGATAGTTTGTTTGAATATGCTTTACAATATCAATGCCTGACTTACCAGGTAGTCTAATATCTGTAATGGTTAGATCAATTTTTTCGTTTTGTAAAATAGTCATTGCTTCATCAAAATTTTCTGCACCAAAAACGCGGTACTTGTTTGATAGAAGGTCAATGATTGCCTCTCGGATGGAATGAATATCTTCAACGATTAGAAGTGATTTTTGCATCAGGCTGTGACTCCTTCTGTCGAATCCAGAACTGGAAAAGAGATTTTAAATCTAGTTTTGTTATCGGAGGACTTTACGCTGATATTCCCTTCATGTTCCTTTACGATAGAGTGACAAATCGAAAGTCCCAATCCTGTCCCCGTACCAGATTTGTTGTTCGTAAAGAATGGATCAAAAATTTTATGGATGATGGAATCGGGAATTCCACCTGCATCATCTTCCACGATGATATGTATCATATTTTTCGTTTTTCGAATGCTCACATTGATTTCACCAGCTCGGTAATCAAATGCCTGGAGAGAGTTGCGAAATAGGTTCATAAATAAACGTTCCATTTTGGCAGGGTGGAACGGGAATTGATAGTCATTGTCATAATCTATCTTCCAGAGTATGTTTTTGCTCAAATGAGGGTACAGTCTTGCAATCGTATCCTTTGCCCTATGAATCGTTTCTGCTATATTCCCAAGTGTAACTTTTACTTTTTCGGATTTTGCAAAGGAGATGATGTCAGATACTATCATGGCTGCCCGTGCCGTATCATTCTTAATCATTTCCAATCGTTTTTCGATTTGTTCTGGGTTTGCGGTTTTCCAACTTGATGCCAAATTTTGAAGAGTTAAACTAATGCCTGTCAGTGGATTGTTTAATTCGTGTGCAATACCAGAGACCAAGATACCTAAGGAAGCTAGGTTCCGCATTCGGAAAGATTCTTCTTCCTTTTCCTTCTGTTTGGTGACATCTGATATCTTCTCAACAATCCAAAACTCACCTTCATTTTTTGGATAGGGGTAAAATTCTATATTTAAAGTTTGTTTTTTTTCCTGAGTGCGAATAAAGATTTCCCGAGAAGTTTGTTTTTTTTCTTTTACCTGCATCTTACTGTAGGGACAATAGGGGCAAATTTCACTCTTTTGGTAGAGTACTTCGAAACATTTTCTGTTTAAAATCTTTTCAAATTCAAATATTTTTACAAAATCTATTGTGGCTAGATTTGCTCTTTGGATGTTGAAATTGGAATCAATGAGAACAATGGGATCCTGCACTACATCATAAATAGCCTCTAGCTCTCTCGCTTTCTCTGTGATCTGCTCCACTGTAGTCTCTGAATTATTGGGAGAATTCATAGAATCAATATTTCAGTGAACCATCTAACTGTTTGAAAATTCGATTTTGTTTTTTAGAACTTTGCTCTTTCTGTAACAGCCGAATGGAATACAATTGTGATTGGAAATCTTGTAAAATTTTAATGTAAAAATCTCGTTTGAAATCAGTCCTTTCTGATTTAAATGAATCATTTGTAAGGTCAGATAGTAACATCTGCTCCTCTCCCTCGATACTCGAGAAAAGAATCTTTAGGTCATTGGTTTCTTCATCCAGAGGGGTATTTTCGATTAAGATAGTTTTAGTTTTTTGTTGGATTTGTGTGTCTTCGGAAATTATGCGAATCTCTACTTTACTCAACGTATTTCCAGTAAATTCTAAGGTGATGGATTTCTCTTCGGATGTTTTGACTCGGCCCTTGTGGTTTGGATCAGTATCTATGAAGAATTTTTTGAGTGTAAATCCTTGTCGATTTGGGTACTTCCCAAGGAAAGTAAAGACCGTATTGCTTGGTAGATTGGAAACAGTTTGTACGGAAAGGAGGTCTCGATGCCTAGCCAATTCATTGTATAGGAAGAGGATTTCTTTGTCTAATGACTTTTCTTTCGACGAAGTAGCTGTCTCTCCTGAAAGAGAAACAACTACGAATAGAAATAGAGAACTAAGGTGTGCTAGATGGGGTCGTTTCAGGGCTTCTTTCATTGTCTGCCGGTACTTCGATGCTTGGTTCTGAATCAGGGAGTAGAACCTCATCCTTCTTTGCAAATAAAAAAGAGAGCGTGAGTGAAAGTATTATGAACAAAATGGCCGCAACCCTTGTCGTTTTGGTCATAACATCCGCGGTGGATGCTCCAAACACTGACTGGCTAGCTGTTGAACCACCTAACATTCCGGCTGAGCCGCCTTTGCCTGTTTGAATCATCACTAAAAGTATCAAAAACAATGATACCAAAATGAAAAGAGTAAGAATTGTTCCGATTAAAAATCCCATAAAAAATCCTTTATTTTATCAATCCTAAAAATGAGTCCAATTTTTGGCTAGCTCCACCAACCAAACCACCATCAATGTTGGGTTTGGAAAGAAGAGAAGCAATGTTGTCTGGCTTAACCGAACCACCATATAAAATCTGAATGGATTCAGCTATCGTTTGCGCACCTACAAACAAAGAAGAAATTTCCTTTCGTATGTAGGCATGTGCTTCTTCAGCTTGCTCGGGGCTTGCCACTTTTCCCGTACCAATTGCCCAAACGGGTTCATATGCTATGACTAAATGTTTGAACTGGTCACTAGGAACTCCAAAGAGTCCTTTTTTGATCTGCTCACTCAGCACGGAAAAGGTTTGGTTTGATTCCCTTTCTGCTAAGGTTTCACCAACACAATACACAACCTGGATCCCACGTGAAAGAAAGTACTTAATCTTTTGGTTGCAAATCTCATTGCTTTCTCCCAAAAATTGGCGGCGTTCACTGTGTCCGACTAAAATCAATTGGATGCCAATCTCTTCTAATTGGTCAGGAGAAATTTCGCCCGTCATGGCAGTGAGAGAGCTAGGGTAGGCATTTTGAGCTCCTACTTTTACCTTACTGCCTTCCAAGATTTCACTGACAGAGAGGAGGTGGCTTGCACTAGGAAAAACCATCACATCTATATGGTTAGGTGTCGAAAGGTTTCGGAGGCCAAGAGCAATTTGTTTGGCTTCTGAAAGTTTTAGATTCATTTTCCAATTTCCAGCGATGATTTTTCTTCTCATGTTATCCCTCTTCTTTGGCGATCAAACAGGCAACACCTGGTAGAGTTTTGCCTTCTAAAAATTCTAAGGAGGCACCGCCACCCGTTGATATGTGAGTGATCTTATCAGCAACACCTGCTTTATTGATGGCAGCAATCGAGTCGCCTCCACCTACAACGGACTTAGCCTTTGATTTGCTGATGGCCTTTGCAACTTCAATCGTGCCTTTTGCAAATTTATCCATTTCAAACACACCCATGGGACCGTTCCAAAGGATAGTCTTTGCGTTTTTGATGACTTTTGCATAGGAATCAATGGTTTTGGGTCCAATGTCCATTCCCATCCATCCATCCAAAATCCCCATCTTGTCTACAGTCTTTGATTTTGCATTTGCGTCAAACTGGTCAGCAATGATATGGTCCACAGGTATTTGTAAGTCAATGCCTTGCACACCTGCTCGGTCTATGATTTGGAATGCTTCACTTTCAAAATCCTTTTCGAAAAGGGATTTTCCAATGGGGACAGCCCGAGATCTTAAAAATGTGTAAGCCATGCCACCGCCAATGAGTAGGTGGTCAACTTTATCGATGAGATTTTTTAGGATGGCAATCTTCGAAGACACTTTTGAGCCACCAATGATAGCGACAAATGGTCGCTCTGGTCTCATCACAAGACCACCTAACATTTCGATCTCTTTTCTCATAAGAAGTCCGGCAAAAGCCGGAAGAATGTGTGCAATCCCTTCTGTGGAAGCATGCGCTCTATGAGCAGCACCAAAGGCATCATTTATGTAAACATCTGCAAGCTCCGCAAGTTGTTTACAAAAGCTTTTTTCGTTTTCCTCTTCTTCTTTGTGGAATCGAAGGTTTTCAATGAGTAAAATTTCGCCTTCCGCCAAAGCTTTGCTAGCCGAGACAACCTCGGAACCAACGACCTTTTCAATGAAACTAACTTTCGCTTTTGTGAGTTTTTGGAAGGCTTCGTATACAGGTTTCATACTGTATTTGGGCTCTGGTCCCCCTTTCGGTCTGCCTAAATGGCTCCCAATCACGAGTTTCGCTCCTTTTGAGAGCAAAAGGTCTATTGTTGGTAAGGTTTTTTCGATACGAGTTGTATCGGTTACTTTTCCGTCTTCTACGGGGACATTGAAGTCCACGCGTAGAAAGATGCGTTTGCCATGAAAGTTTTGGTCTTCAATCCGAGGAAGTTTCATCTTAGCCTTTTTTTGACATATAACGAACTAAATCCAGAACTCGGTTGGAATAACCCATTTCATTGTCATACCAAGATACCAATTTGAAAAAAGTGCTATTGAGTTCGATGCAAGCATCAGCATCAAAGATAGAAGAACGAGTATCTCCTAAGAAATCATTGGAAACAACCATCTCTTCCGTGTAGCCAAGGATGCCCTTCATGGAACCTTCACTTGCTTCTTTCATTTTCTTTTTGATTTCAGCTAAACTAGTTGGCTTTTCAGTGCGAACAGTTAGATCCACAACGGAAACATCCGGAGTTGGCACACGAAATGACATACCTGTTAACTTACCATTGACTTCTGGTATACAGAGTCCTACTGCTTTGGCAGCACCAGTCGAAGCTGGGATGATATTTTGTGAGGCACCGCGACCTCCTCGGAAGTCTTTTTTGCTAGGACCATCGACTGTCGGTTGTGTGGCGGTCATTGCATGGATAGTGGTCATAAGGCCTTCTACGATTCCAAAATTGTCGAGCACCACTTTCGTAATGGGAGCAAGGCAGTTGGTGGTACAGGATGCATTGGAAACCACATGGTCAGCGGACGGATTGTATTTTTCATGATTGACTCCCATAACGAAGGTAGGGATGTCTTTGTCTTTTGCAGGTGCTGAGATCACAACTTTTTTGGCACCAGCCTTCAAGTGTTTTTCTGCACCGACTCTATCCGTAAAATGGCCAGTAGATTCGATGACAAAGTCAACACCTAAGTCCTTCCAGGGAAGCTTTTCAGGGTCTCTTTCTGCGAAGGTTTTCACCTTTTTTCCATCGATGATGATTTCGTTTTCCGAGAAACTAACGTCACCGTCAAATCGACCGTGTGTAGAATCATATTTAAATAGATAAGACAGGTTGTCTGGGGTCACGAGGTCATTGATGGCCACGAATTCTAAATTTGGGTCTTTGATCCCTGAGCGAAGCACAAGTCGTCCAATGCGACCGAAGCCGTTGATTGCGATTTTTACCATGAGAGACTCCTAAAGGTCAATTCTAGAGGTTTTTCTGTATTGTATTTACAAAGTCTAGGAAGGAAGCCCTCTGTCACTCACTTTACGACAAAGCCGACTTGGGCACTTTCGATAGGGAGGCAAAGTCCTCCTCCGAGAGCCCCAGATCCATAGCTTTTTGGAAAATGCTTTCTAATCCCTCGGAAAGGGGTAGGGAAAGCCTTTCTTCGGAAGCAAGGTGCAAAGCATGTTCCACATCCTTGTGCATATTTTTAAGGGAGAAATGAGGCTCGAAATCCCCACTTTGGATTTGAGAAAATTTAAATTGGAATAGGGCTGAGTGGGCAGCGGATTGGCTGAGAATCGTTTGGTAGGTAGGCCAGCTAATCCCGGCATGTTTTGCCAGCTCCCATCCTTCTAGATACACTTGTAAGAGGCCAGCTTGTGTGAGGTTCAATGCTAACTTTGCTTTTTGTCCAAAGCCTACAGGACCACAATGTACGACTGCCTTGGATGTGTTTTTGTAAAAAAAAGAAAGATCATTGATCTGCTTCTCTTCACCACCAAACATAAATAAAATCTGTCCATCTCTGGCGGCAAGTTTACTTCCCGTCATTGGCGAGTCAGCGAATTCAATGTTTTGTTTGTTTGCTTCATCAAACATACGTTTTGTGATTTCGGGAGAACTTGTCCCTGTATCTAAAATGAATTTTGGAGATTTTTGGAGTGAATGTAAAAAATGTTCCCAAACAACTTCATCCCTTGTCAGACAAAGTATAGAAAGGTCAGAATGCATTGGCAAATCTGCCCATTCATTGCTTATCTTTAGGTTTGGGTGCTCGTTCCACTGCCCGATTGGTTCTTTGGAACGACGCAGCTTTTCTGGGTTTCTCGCAAAGACATATACTTTGTGTCCTGCTTGCAAACTTCGGTAAGCCATGCCTTGTCCCATGATCCCACCGCCGATGATACAGATTTCTTTCATACATTTGTGATGGAGTCTTTAGGCAAAAAGGAAAGCGAATAATGATTCCAGTATGGAAATTCATTCGAATTTTATCTGTCCAAGAGTTGTTTTGATGGGCTGGGCCTTAGGAAAAGTAGTTGGAGGGATGAGTGAAAACAAAAGAGAGTGTTTACACCATCGTATGGCTCATTCCTTCGCAGCGCTTCGGGATCTCTTTTCCATTTCGGAATTTAGGAGCCCACAGAAAGAGGCCATAGACCATTGTTTGGCAAAAAAATCGAGTTTAGTCCTCATGCCAACGGGTTCGGGAAAATCCCTTTGTTTCCAAATCCCTGCCTTTATGAACCCAGGTTTAAGCATTGTTGTGAGCCCTCTCATTGCACTGATGGTAGACCAAGTCTACTCTTTACAGAAACGAAATTTAGAGGCAGATGCCTTACATAGTGCACAGACCTCAGAGGAGAGGAACAAAGTAAACCGCAGACTGGCAGACAGAAAAATGCAACTTCTCTATGTGAGCCCTGAACGGTTTCGAAAAAAAGAATTTTGGGATCTCCTCGGGGACACAAAGGTAAACTTCTTTTTCATAGACGAAGCTCATTGTATGAGCCAGTGGGGTCACGACTTTCGGCCCGACTATGCAAAGTTAGGAGAAGTGCGGATTCGGTTGGGCAATCCTCCTATGATGGCTTTGACAGCAACTGCAAGTCCTGTCGTGCAATCAGAAATCAAAGAGCTACTTGGTTGGAACCCAATGGAGGACCTTGTTTTCGACGGAGGTATTGAACGTAACAATTTAACTTTGAGAGTAAGGTCATTTGTTGATCCGAGACAAAAAGAAAATTATTTACTTAAGGTATTAGAGAAGCAGGTCAATGGACCGACCATAGTTTACTTTAATTTGATTGAATCTCTAGAGTCTTTTTCCAACATCCTAAAATCCAATGCGATGCCACATGCAACATATCATGGGAAAAAACAAGCACATGAAAAACAGAGTGTACAGAAAAGATTCCAGAGCCAAGAAATTTCCCTCCTATTGGCAACCAATGCATTTGGAATGGGGATTGACCTTCCCAATATAAGGAGAGTTATCCATGCAGAAATGCCTCTGCAATTGGAGTCTTATTTCCAGGAAGTAGGTAGGGCGGGTCGAGATGGTTTAGTATCTGAATGTATTTTATGTTATACGGAGTCAGACTTGGCTGTTCTTTTAGATTTTGTAGAATGGCAAAATCCAAACCTCAAAATGATGAAACGAGTCTATTCACTCCTAGAAACCAAAAAAGAAGAGCTTCCCTCCTATACATATAAAGACATACAAAAGTTGGTTGGACTGAGAGGAGACCATAGATTGCAAACCGTATTAAATCTTTTGCTTCATTATGGGTTTATAGAAGGAAGTTTGGAAAGAGGCAATCTTTGTTTAGTCCAAGAATTTGATGTCTCCCACTTTCGTCCCGAGGTATTTGAGCAAAAAAAGGAAAGGGCTTTGTGGCGGCTACAACAAATGCTCCTCTATGTCAAAACAGAACACTGTCGTCTACAAAGTATATACCAGTACTTTGGCAAGGAAAGTGAGCCCTGTGGTCTTTGTGACGTTTGTAAAAAAAATACAGAAAAAAAGGATTAGCTTCGGATCACCAAACCTTTCCTACAATCAAATCCTCGGAAATAGTTCCAATGTCTCTAGAATCTACCCCAATCTCCCGATTGTCTGCCAATACAAATACATGACGAGCGGGAACGAACACTTTGTCCATATGATCTGTATCACTTTTTCCTTTTGGTAAAATTGGCAGGTTTGTTTCCTTGGGCTCCGGAAAGAGACTAGGATTTACTAATTCGCCATTGCGAAATGCTTTTCTATTTTGGATTTCAATGGCATCAGAGCCTTTTCCAAGAATCCGAGCTAGGATAAACTGACGGGAGTCCTTTGGAGAACGTATGAGAACCACATCACCCACAAGAAGATTTTTTTTCCGAAAGATGCGATTGATATAAACTGTGTCATCTTTTGCAAATGTTGGTGCCATAAAATCATTGGTAATCTTTAAGGGTGTAAACACATATAACTTTACAAGTTGGATAAGGATAAGAGATACACCAAGTGGGATTCCAATCTGAAAGGCTCTATCTTTCCAACTGATTTTCTGTTTGGATCTAGACATGGAAGTAATTGATTTCCTTCTTTAGATTTTCGGCAAGATAATTCATGGACTGAGCGTTCTCTTTTACCCCTTCACTTGACATCGCAGTATTTTGGGCATGGTTATTGATTTCGGCAATGGATCGGTTGATTTCTAACATGGCTGTTTTTTGTTCTTCCGTAGCCTCTTTGATCATATCTGAAAGTTCTTGGATGACTTTCACACCTTCATTAACTTCTTGGTTTGTATCGATTTGCCTTTGCACTATGCCCCTCATATTTTGGGTCATTTGGTAGATCTGGTTCACACCTGAAATCGTTTTGGATAAAGTGTCTATGGAATGGTCGATCTTTTCTTGGCCAACATTGATTTCCTTCTCGTTTTGCTCAATGAGTGATTCTATGTCTTCGATAGACCTGGCTGTTTTGTCAGCCAGTTTTGAAATTTCATCGGCTACTACGGCAAATCCTCTTCCGCTTGCACCCGCCCGTGCTGCCTCTATCGCAGCATTTAGCGCAAGTAAGTTGATTTGCTCGGATATAGTATGGATGATTTCAATAACTGAACTCATTTCACCAGAAGACTCTGAAATTTTATCCATAGATCGTTTCATTTCTTTCAGAGAAGCTTCACCTAATTTGGATTCATCGGTTATTTCTCTGACTTTTGTATCTGCTTTGGAAAAATTTTGATCAATGTCTCGGACTGCAGAATTCAATTCTTCCATCTTTCTTTGCAAGGATTGCAAAGTAGAGGATTGTGTATCGGCTCTCATGGCAATGTTTTCAACACCTGCTGTGATTTCTTCTACGGATGCTGAAATCTCTTCTGATCCAGCTGCTTGGCTTTGCGCTGCATCGGAAAGGAGGATCATAGATTCTAAGATTTCGTTACCTGAGTTTCCTAAGGCAAGGGCACTATCCTGCGTTTGAGTGAGAATAGATTTTAATTTTTTTTGGAACTGAGAGAGAGCCTCTGCCATGATACCGATTTCATCACGGCTAGTGCTTTCAAAAGCTGTTTTTAGATTCCCGACTGCCATTTCAGAGATCCTAGTTTTCATATGTTTCAAGGGCGAAAGTTTGGATTCGATGACAAGGATTGTGATGATACCAATCACGATCAAACTAAACAAAGAAATGATCAGAGTGCTATATAAAGTTTTGATTTGCTTTTCAAAGAGTTCTAGGATTTCAAAATGAGAATAGATATAGTAAAGAAACTCTGTATTGTGCACATAGGCATACTTTCTGGGGTGTTCATCAATGTGGATATGATAAATTTCAAAAGCTGATTCGGAACCAAACAATTGTTTTAGATATGGGTTTTCTTTGGCTGATTTGCCAATTTCAGTTTTTTGAGATGAATACAATACGGTTCCATCCTCATCTAATAAGGTAGCCGTGCCTTCGATGCCAATGTGAATATTGCTCAAGATAAACTTTCCTAGTCTTTCGATATTTAAAAATCCTCCCACAAATCCTCTGAAAGTTTCTCCTTCGTAAACAGGTAAGGTGTAAGGCGATATCATTTCACCGGAAAGAGGAGAGACAAAGCTTTGGTGTCTTTGTGGACCAGATTTTGCAACACTGATATCTCGAATTGCAAACACATCCTGTTTGTTTGAGAAGGGATAATTTTTTGTAGAGATAAAAATCCCTTTTTCTGGGTAATAATAGAACAGGGCCTCTGTCGAAGAATGGTTGGAGTTAACGTAAATATCTTCTAAAACTTTTTTGATATCGTTTTCATTTTTGGAGAAAATCGGTTTTGTTAATTCATTTGTTTCAAATAAACTTTTTGTCAAAGAATCCCGAAAGCTGACCAAGGTTAATCTTAAAACTGACTCAGAACCCAATGTACTTTCCTTCATACTTTGGTCGATTAAGGCGGATTCATTTTTGAAATTCAATCGATAGTTGATCACAAAGATCAACATAATGGCAAAGAGAAACGCAACTACGGTTTGGCTTGCTAACTTTTTAGAGAGACTTTCTCGGATCATCTCTGATGAAAAATCTGCAAATATTTCCTGGAAGAGTTGGATAATATTGAATTTTTTGAAAGCGTGGTCGGCAAAAATGAAAATAAAGAGAAGTGAAATTGAATTTGCAAGCAACAATACAACAAAAATTTCACTGAGTAAAATATAGTTCAACTTTCCAGTAAAGAGAAACAAAGAAAAGGCAAATACTGAAAACCCGATCGCATAACGAAGGATAAAATCTAAGCATGTTAAGCTTGTGAAATGTTTAATCCAAAACAAGGCTTTTTTTTGGGTAGTTTCACTTACCGTCCCATTTTGGTTTCGTTCGTTTTCGTAGCGAAAGAGAGTCCCAAAACGCAAAAAAGCAAAAAGTCCTAATCCGAGTGTAACAACAAGGAAGGAGAAAAGAGCGCTAAGGAGGATAGGTAGGCCCTCTCCCTCTTTGCGATCGGTAAAGTTGTAAACATAAAGAATGATGATAGGAACCAATCCAAAAAGGTTGAAGAGTTCGACTCGCAATAAAAAATAACGAAGGAAGGAGCGAATTTTCATAGTCTTAGATTTTGAGATCGCTCTCATAATGCAATTTCAAAATTATGCGGAAAGGTCCTGGAGAAGGATTCGTAGAATGAGTCTAAATCATAGCCAGATGAAAGATCCCCTTGTCCTGAAAAACATCCAAGGTAAAATCAAAAACCTAGGTTCCGTTCCTGGCTGTTACCTCTGGAAAAATGAGAGGGGAGATGTCATTTATGTTGGTAAGGCGATCAAATTGGAATCGCGGGTCAGGTCCTATTTAAACCCCCGCCACCCGGATAAAAAAACAAGAGCTCTCTATATTGAAATCCAGGATCTAGATTGGATTGTAACCACAACCGAAGCGGAAGCTCTCATCCTGGAAGCAACACTCATAAAAAAATACAGCCCTAAGTTTAACGTAAGGCTGAAAGACGACAAACGCTACCCGTTTATTTGCGTATCCACTAGTGAAGCCTTTCCCATGGTCTTTTTAACAAGAAAGGTGAAGGACAATGGGGATGCCTATTTTGGTCCCTTTACAGATGTTAAAGCAGCTAGAGATGCTTTAGAATTGATCCATAGAATTTTCCCTGTTCGCAAAACGAAGTTAAATTTACCTCTTCCGAAACCGCAAAGGCCTTGCCTCAATTTCCATATGCACCGCTGTTTAGGGCCTTGCCAAGGTAATGTCAGTCGAGAGGTGTATGGAGAGCTCATTTCGGAAATTCTGAGCTTTTTGGAGGGAAAAAAGGAAGGCCTTGTCCAGAGATTAAAACAAAATATGTTGGCTGCTTCTGAAAAAATGGAGTATGAACGGGCAGGATTTCTAAAAAAGAGAATTGATCAGATTAACCAAATTAGAGAGAAGCAAACTGTTGTTAGTTTAGATGGAGGGGACGAGGATATCATTGCCTTCGCTCGTAGAGAGGATGAAGGGCAGGTCATTATCCTAGAAGTTAGGGGAGGGCGTTTGGAAGGGAAAAAATCCTTTCCGATCACTGGACTTGCTTATAGCACCGAAGAAGAAATCATCCAAGCATTCCTACGCGATTATTATTTGCGGGTAAGTACCATTCCCTCTTTGATCATTCTCCCACCTCAGGCAAAAGGCAATTACGATGCCGTTCTTTCTGCTATACAAGAACATTCGAATCTACTACCCAAGCTTAAATTTCCAGAAGCAGGACAGAAGAGGTCACTCCTTCGCCTAGCTGAGAAAAATGCCGAACTTTCACTCACGGAAAGGATCCTTGCAACCAAACTTAGAGACCAAACCAATGCCCTTAAGGAAATTCAAACTAATCTGAAACTTCCGCAATTGCCCAGAGTTATCGAATGTTATGATATCTCTCATTTCCAAGGCAGTTCACCAGTGGCAAGTGGTGTGATGTTTGTAGAAGGAAAACCCTATAAGGCTGGTTACCGTCATTATAAAATCCGTGGCTATGAGGGGATCAATGATCCAGGTATGATGCACGAAGTGATCGCTAGGAGACTCTCCCATCTCATCAATGAAGATGAGCCCTTACCAGATTTGATTGTCATTGATGGGGGCCCCACGCAATTGACAAGAGCCGCAGAAGCCGCAAATGCACTAGACCTTGGTGATCTACCTATGATTGGACTTGCGAAAAAACGCGAAGAGATCTTTTTTCCAGGGGACAATGATCCTTATACTTTTGATATACACTCTCCTATGATGAGATTGATACGTTCTGTACGGGATGAAGCGCACCGATTCGGGGTAAATTACCATCGATTGCTACGAAAGAAGAAAACTCTACAATCTATCTTGGATGAGATTCCCGATGTAGG is a window of Leptospira ryugenii DNA encoding:
- the secG gene encoding preprotein translocase subunit SecG — its product is MGFLIGTILTLFILVSLFLILLVMIQTGKGGSAGMLGGSTASQSVFGASTADVMTKTTRVAAILFIILSLTLSFLFAKKDEVLLPDSEPSIEVPADNERSPETTPSSTP
- a CDS encoding LIC_12097 family sensor histidine kinase — its product is MNSPNNSETTVEQITEKARELEAIYDVVQDPIVLIDSNFNIQRANLATIDFVKIFEFEKILNRKCFEVLYQKSEICPYCPYSKMQVKEKKQTSREIFIRTQEKKQTLNIEFYPYPKNEGEFWIVEKISDVTKQKEKEEESFRMRNLASLGILVSGIAHELNNPLTGISLTLQNLASSWKTANPEQIEKRLEMIKNDTARAAMIVSDIISFAKSEKVKVTLGNIAETIHRAKDTIARLYPHLSKNILWKIDYDNDYQFPFHPAKMERLFMNLFRNSLQAFDYRAGEINVSIRKTKNMIHIIVEDDAGGIPDSIIHKIFDPFFTNNKSGTGTGLGLSICHSIVKEHEGNISVKSSDNKTRFKISFPVLDSTEGVTA
- a CDS encoding RecQ family ATP-dependent DNA helicase, with the translated sequence MGWALGKVVGGMSENKRECLHHRMAHSFAALRDLFSISEFRSPQKEAIDHCLAKKSSLVLMPTGSGKSLCFQIPAFMNPGLSIVVSPLIALMVDQVYSLQKRNLEADALHSAQTSEERNKVNRRLADRKMQLLYVSPERFRKKEFWDLLGDTKVNFFFIDEAHCMSQWGHDFRPDYAKLGEVRIRLGNPPMMALTATASPVVQSEIKELLGWNPMEDLVFDGGIERNNLTLRVRSFVDPRQKENYLLKVLEKQVNGPTIVYFNLIESLESFSNILKSNAMPHATYHGKKQAHEKQSVQKRFQSQEISLLLATNAFGMGIDLPNIRRVIHAEMPLQLESYFQEVGRAGRDGLVSECILCYTESDLAVLLDFVEWQNPNLKMMKRVYSLLETKKEELPSYTYKDIQKLVGLRGDHRLQTVLNLLLHYGFIEGSLERGNLCLVQEFDVSHFRPEVFEQKKERALWRLQQMLLYVKTEHCRLQSIYQYFGKESEPCGLCDVCKKNTEKKD
- the tpiA gene encoding triose-phosphate isomerase is translated as MRRKIIAGNWKMNLKLSEAKQIALGLRNLSTPNHIDVMVFPSASHLLSVSEILEGSKVKVGAQNAYPSSLTAMTGEISPDQLEEIGIQLILVGHSERRQFLGESNEICNQKIKYFLSRGIQVVYCVGETLAERESNQTFSVLSEQIKKGLFGVPSDQFKHLVIAYEPVWAIGTGKVASPEQAEEAHAYIRKEISSLFVGAQTIAESIQILYGGSVKPDNIASLLSKPNIDGGLVGGASQKLDSFLGLIK
- a CDS encoding NAD(P)-dependent oxidoreductase, coding for MKEICIIGGGIMGQGMAYRSLQAGHKVYVFARNPEKLRRSKEPIGQWNEHPNLKISNEWADLPMHSDLSILCLTRDEVVWEHFLHSLQKSPKFILDTGTSSPEITKRMFDEANKQNIEFADSPMTGSKLAARDGQILFMFGGEEKQINDLSFFYKNTSKAVVHCGPVGFGQKAKLALNLTQAGLLQVYLEGWELAKHAGISWPTYQTILSQSAAHSALFQFKFSQIQSGDFEPHFSLKNMHKDVEHALHLASEERLSLPLSEGLESIFQKAMDLGLSEEDFASLSKVPKSALS
- a CDS encoding phosphoglycerate kinase encodes the protein MKLPRIEDQNFHGKRIFLRVDFNVPVEDGKVTDTTRIEKTLPTIDLLLSKGAKLVIGSHLGRPKGGPEPKYSMKPVYEAFQKLTKAKVSFIEKVVGSEVVSASKALAEGEILLIENLRFHKEEEENEKSFCKQLAELADVYINDAFGAAHRAHASTEGIAHILPAFAGLLMRKEIEMLGGLVMRPERPFVAIIGGSKVSSKIAILKNLIDKVDHLLIGGGMAYTFLRSRAVPIGKSLFEKDFESEAFQIIDRAGVQGIDLQIPVDHIIADQFDANAKSKTVDKMGILDGWMGMDIGPKTIDSYAKVIKNAKTILWNGPMGVFEMDKFAKGTIEVAKAISKSKAKSVVGGGDSIAAINKAGVADKITHISTGGGASLEFLEGKTLPGVACLIAKEEG
- a CDS encoding LIC_12096 family protein; this encodes MKEALKRPHLAHLSSLFLFVVVSLSGETATSSKEKSLDKEILFLYNELARHRDLLSVQTVSNLPSNTVFTFLGKYPNRQGFTLKKFFIDTDPNHKGRVKTSEEKSITLEFTGNTLSKVEIRIISEDTQIQQKTKTILIENTPLDEETNDLKILFSSIEGEEQMLLSDLTNDSFKSERTDFKRDFYIKILQDFQSQLYSIRLLQKEQSSKKQNRIFKQLDGSLKY
- the gap gene encoding type I glyceraldehyde-3-phosphate dehydrogenase translates to MVKIAINGFGRIGRLVLRSGIKDPNLEFVAINDLVTPDNLSYLFKYDSTHGRFDGDVSFSENEIIIDGKKVKTFAERDPEKLPWKDLGVDFVIESTGHFTDRVGAEKHLKAGAKKVVISAPAKDKDIPTFVMGVNHEKYNPSADHVVSNASCTTNCLAPITKVVLDNFGIVEGLMTTIHAMTATQPTVDGPSKKDFRGGRGASQNIIPASTGAAKAVGLCIPEVNGKLTGMSFRVPTPDVSVVDLTVRTEKPTSLAEIKKKMKEASEGSMKGILGYTEEMVVSNDFLGDTRSSIFDADACIELNSTFFKLVSWYDNEMGYSNRVLDLVRYMSKKG